The genomic DNA CTATACGGCGGATTGGGTCAGTCACCTCCCGGCAGACCTCCAATCCCAACGGACCAACCCCTCAATACCAAACCACCGCCAGAGTGGGGTCCCCACTGACCCTGACGGATGCACAGACTCGAGTAGCTTCCCCATCCCAAGGCCAGGTGGGGTCGTCGTCCCCCAAACGCTCAGGGATGACCGCCGTACCACAGCATCTGGGACCTTCACTGCAAAGGACTGTTCATGACATGGAGCAATTCGGACAGCAGCAGTATGACATTTATGAGAGGATGGTTCCACCCAGGCCAGACAGCCTGACAGGTGCGTACAAGGTGACAGTGCTACATAAAACCCAGTGAGGAAATCGTCTGTGTAACTAAAGctgaaacaaagaatgaaaaggtGGAAAGGGCTCATTCATGTTTTTCATCTCAAAATTTAAACTATGAACTTAAGGTTAACTTGTCTTTCAGGCTCTGTAATTCTTAATACatgaaattatatacatttacatcAATAGAATCATTTTGCAATGGATACAGCTCTTTTGTAATATTTCCCcctcagccgggcgtggtggctcaagcctgtaatcccagcactttgggaggccgagacgggtggatcacgaggtcaggagttcgagaccatcctggctaacacggtgaaaccccgtctctactaaaaatacaaaaaactagccgggcgaggtggcgggcgcctgtagtcccagctactcaggaggctgaggcaggagaatggcgtaaacccgggaggcggaccttgcagtgagctgagatctggccactgcactccagcctgggcgacagagcgagactccgtctcaaaaaaaaaaaaaaaaatatttcccccTCAAAATATTAGggtttaaaatgtacatttttttttgcatttcagaAGTATTAGTTGGAATTCTAAgcagttgacttttttttaatgaaatattttttaccaGCCAGGCCTACCCCTAAACATACCCTAAAGTTATGCTAAAAGGTGGTATCAGAATAtctgtttaaatgtttaaattttttctttagaaatactTCGGTAGTATAGACTAGAATATGAATTTTATCACCTACTTGACTTTGGCATTTTAATGGAAAATGCACAAAGCGCTTATAAATTACCTTTACATGCCACTCCTATTAAAGCAATAAGACACCGGATCCCTAATACAGCTGTTCAAACTTCAGGGTTTTTCATGAAGCATTTCCCACATGATGTAAAGatttggttattttaaataaaatgcaatttaactgtagtgttttaaattatattttaaaagtaacatatACCGAatggtaaaaattaaaactatactgGAAGATATTGAAATGAGTGAAAGCCTTTTACCCTCACCCAGTCCCATCACGGTTGATGTGACTTTCAGAATGTTTCTTTGCATTTACAGATACACACAATCTATGCAAATCTGCACACACATTGTGTTTTCTACTGATGGAATTCTGTCATATAGATCTCCtatactttgttcttttcacttactGTGTCTTAAGAGCTCTACCTCATTCTTAATAGATGCATGGGACTCATTTTTTATAGATATATCaatttatttgtcattttcctactaatggacatttaggttgtttgttATGTTTAGCTATTAGAGATGATGTAGTATAGTATACATTGTTCTTCCTGCATATTTCACATAAGTACTAGGGTAACTGGGATCCAGTAGAATTGCTGCATCagaatatgtgtgtatttttacttTGAGAGATATTAATTAGAATTGCCTTCTAAGAAGGTTACACATGGATTTATATTTCTGCCAGTAGTTTGAGTGCCTGTTTCTCTATGCCTTGTCTACACTGCACTAGCACTGCATATTCCAAGTTTTTCATCTTTGCTAATCTGATAGGTAAAAAGCTGTACCTCATTTTTTTAAAGGGCTTTTATTGAGTTATGACTGAGGTTGAAGATTTCATATGTTCATCAacaactttatttcattttgttaaacTACAAGTTCaagtcttttgtctatttttataatttgtgaaaggtttttttttactagagataagTTAGCACCTCATAATATGCTTCTCaagtattttttccattttgtcacttgtctttttatttcattttagttttaatttacaaaacTGTTTAACATTTTTACATAGTAAAATTAGTATCTTTTTATGGCTTCTAGGAAAGTTTAAGccttttgagatttttctgtttGAATAATTTTGCCTGGAGAATTTATATTGAACTTGATTTTTGAGCTCAAAGAAATTCTTAGTGGAGAAACCACCTCttattcactcatccatccaagAAGTATGTTTGGCTTAGATATTTTCTGCAATGCCTCTGAAAAGTATGCAGCAAAATGATGTAGGAATCATTTATGAAATTCCACCTCCCAAggaaatcttagaaaataaatagtTCTGAGGACTTCCATATTCTCACTGTGTGTATAGAACAGCTATGCAGAAATTCCTGCTTGTAAGAGAGTAAAGAGAAGACTGGAGGAAGGAAGCCAGCATATAAATTATTGTCTCCATGTTTAACCCTAAGAGGGCTCATTTCCTCTGGTTTAAAAAGTCCATTTCTCTGACAGTGCAGGtaaaattaaactttatgttttggggagaaatatatataatgtctATTTTTTAGGCCTAGactctcagtgatttttttctagaaatactGCAGTGTTCTCAAGAAGCAAAGTGTTCTTAATTTCAAAGGATTAATAGCCTACTAATTGATAAGCCTAAAGCAATGTTTTGTACTAAATTCAGGGACTTGGGTATTTGGTGATCATAATTTAAATGATGACACAAACTTACTTTCTActacagacatatatatatatatatatactctaatATGCTCATTTCAGAATAATCATAGCATGTCAAGAAAACTTTAGAGGAGATAAAGAATCGATCTTTGAAagataaatttatgtttatttctaatgCCATAAATATAAAGATTTTGAATCACATGGAATCACTATAATACTAGCTAAACTAATATGTTTGTGGAATTGTAAATAGAAGGTATTGTTGGATAAATAATGCAGTGGCATATCAGTATTTTCCATTATTTGGAAGGGGAAgtaatgttattaaaaattaatctgtGGGACTACCTatgaaattttgtttatttatatatatatatttttgagacagagtctcactctgtcaccaggctggagtatagtggcttgctctcggctcactgcaacttccacttcccaggtcaagtgattctcctgcttcatcctccagagtagctggggctaaaggcacacaccactacacccacctaatttttgtatttttaatagagacggggtttcaccatgttggccaggatagtctcaatctcttgacctcgtgatctccccgccttggcctcccaaaatgctaggattacagacgtgagccaccacacccagccctgaaaaaaattatttcttttttttttgttttgtttcaagttTTAATCAAAGCTTTTATATAAGATTACTTTATTCCTGCATCTTCTCAATTGTTTCTTCCTTGTAtttgcccttttcctttcctacttGGCGAGACTTGGCTTTCCGTTCAAGGATCTTTTTGCGGTCTTTGTCCAGTTTTAGCCTAGTGATAACCACCTTGCTGGGGTGAATGCCTACATGGACAGTTGTGCCATTAGCCTTCTCCCTCTGCACCCGTTCAATGTAGATAACATATTTCTTCCTGGAAACCTGGACTACTTTGCCAATTTGCTGACCTTTATAGTGTCCTCGTACAACCTGAACTTCATCATCCTTTCGGATGGGCATAGATCGCACGTTGTATTTCTGTCTCAGCTCTTTGGAAAGAGGGGAAGACATAATCTTGCTGCGAATGTGGGAAGGTGCATTGAAATGCCTTTTGCGATTCTTGCTTCGGTCGGAAGTCACAAAGGGATTAAACTTCATTTTGGCCGCTCCCGCTTCGGTGATGGCCGCAAAAGGGAAAAgcgaaaaaattatttctaataccAATTATAGAACATAATTATTTGAATTCCAGTTTCAATAATAGTAAGTTATAGTGAGCTCTCTATACATATTCATTTTACTTAATCTGCAGAGGctatttactgtaatttttttaaatgctaatctGTAAGActgtgtacatgtgtttttaAACACATGAGCGGGTAAACAAAAATAGTAGTAGACATTATTGTGTTATTTAGAAGGATTCTTAATATCAAGAAAGTGCTACATCCCACTAAAGTTCTAAGTCTTTTATTTCCCATTATAGTCTTATCACATAATAGTAATTCCAATTTACTAATGATCCTATAGTGAGTGAACATCTGCcagttactttttatatttctaaatgcaAAGAGCTCATTTTGTTACCTTTCTCATGAAATCATAGTCAGTGTTTACAGAACCTTTCAGATTGCATGGATTCCAGTGAAGAATCCAGCCAGATACTTAGAGAATGAGAATATAACATTGTAATGGTGATGCGGAATGCTTTGTCTTATTTCACAtcccagtgcagtggtgggagCACGAGGACTCAACCAATGTCAGAAGCATCCAGTCCCCGGCTTGGCTCTGTCCAAGTGTCAGTGATCCTCAGTGTCTTGCACTGAGTCGTGAGTGTCTGTGGCTCTGTTGGGTGTTACAACAGCACCTCATAATGATAAGATTATTGAGCACTAGGTACATTCACCTTTCTGCTTTATGTCACTGTTAGCAAAAACTGTGCACTTTTGTCTAAGGTATTCATGGGCTCCATAAAGAAAGAGCTTAGACTAtgctaaaaataagaagaagaagaagaagaagagaataaaaagaagaagaagaaattggcCAGTGACTAAAAAGCTGAAATCCTCAAAAGGGAATTTTGCAATAGCAATCATAGTGTCATCTTTGAAGTTGTTTTCCATGGCCCCCTTCTTGGTGGACTTAACCTTCCTCTTTAACCTGGTGTTTGTGGAGGGCTCTGTGGAGTTCAGACTTTTCCTCACCACATGCCATTGCTCCATGAGGGATAGCTGTGTCCAGTATTGGATGTATAATGACAGAGCACTGACGT from Piliocolobus tephrosceles isolate RC106 chromosome 11, ASM277652v3, whole genome shotgun sequence includes the following:
- the LOC111546095 gene encoding 60S ribosomal protein L26-like, whose amino-acid sequence is MKFNPFVTSDRSKNRKRHFNAPSHIRSKIMSSPLSKELRQKYNVRSMPIRKDDEVQVVRGHYKGQQIGKVVQVSRKKYVIYIERVQREKANGTTVHVGIHPSKVVITRLKLDKDRKKILERKAKSRQVGKEKGKYKEETIEKMQE